The following are encoded in a window of Myxococcaceae bacterium JPH2 genomic DNA:
- a CDS encoding M4 family metallopeptidase — ISTVHYDSGYVNAYWDGTQMVYGDGDGVNSGPLGKDGDVTVHELTHAVTENESNLTYSGQSGGLNEAMSDTFGAYCESWQSGTWSTAADVWKVGEDIWTPATSGDALRYMDDPKKDG, encoded by the coding sequence CATCAGCACGGTGCACTACGACTCCGGCTACGTGAACGCGTACTGGGACGGCACCCAGATGGTGTACGGCGATGGCGACGGCGTGAACTCCGGCCCGCTGGGCAAGGATGGCGACGTCACCGTGCACGAGCTGACGCACGCCGTGACGGAGAACGAGTCCAACCTCACGTACTCCGGTCAGTCCGGTGGCCTCAACGAGGCCATGTCCGACACGTTCGGCGCCTACTGCGAGAGCTGGCAGTCCGGCACCTGGAGCACCGCCGCGGACGTGTGGAAGGTCGGCGAGGACATCTGGACGCCCGCCACCTCCGGCGACGCGCTCCGCTACATGGATGACCCGAAGAAGGACGG